A section of the Pimelobacter simplex genome encodes:
- a CDS encoding YDG/SRA domain-containing protein has product MVHGRLPHVPTGTLFANRRSLFDAGVHRDIRRGICGSAVRGGGAESIVLSGGYEDDVDLGDVIYYTGQGSRDKDGTLIADQEMKGLNNSLARCVETGVPVRLIRATTKGLRYDGLFVVEDAWLAPGKSGFVICRYMLRATNPEAGGDVDLQPDETSPPLQSAERVPVTHYRMMRDGRVALSVKKLYRYTCQVCQTQLATVGGFYAEAAHIVPLGFGHAGVDHASNVLCLCPNHHVLLDHGGISLTDDWAVIDRAGNPIGKLVVNPGHGLNPEFAKVHRQIMGFHHD; this is encoded by the coding sequence ATGGTGCATGGTCGATTGCCGCACGTGCCTACCGGCACCCTCTTCGCCAACCGTCGGTCGCTCTTCGACGCTGGCGTCCACCGTGACATCCGGCGCGGCATCTGCGGTAGTGCTGTACGAGGCGGCGGCGCAGAGAGCATCGTCCTATCGGGCGGTTACGAGGATGACGTCGACCTCGGCGACGTCATCTACTACACCGGCCAGGGGTCACGAGACAAAGACGGAACCCTCATCGCCGACCAGGAGATGAAAGGGCTGAACAACAGTCTCGCCCGTTGCGTTGAGACGGGCGTGCCTGTCCGCCTGATCCGCGCAACAACGAAGGGCCTTCGCTACGACGGACTCTTCGTAGTCGAAGACGCCTGGCTGGCACCCGGCAAGAGCGGGTTCGTGATCTGCAGGTACATGTTGAGAGCGACGAATCCTGAGGCCGGAGGGGACGTTGACCTCCAGCCCGACGAGACCTCACCTCCGCTCCAGTCTGCGGAACGGGTTCCTGTCACCCACTACAGGATGATGAGGGATGGACGGGTCGCACTGTCAGTCAAGAAGCTGTACAGGTACACGTGCCAGGTGTGCCAGACACAGCTGGCAACCGTAGGAGGCTTCTACGCTGAAGCAGCTCATATCGTTCCTCTCGGATTCGGCCATGCGGGCGTCGATCATGCGAGCAACGTCCTGTGCCTTTGTCCGAACCATCACGTGCTGTTGGATCACGGCGGCATCTCACTCACCGACGACTGGGCGGTCATAGATCGCGCAGGCAATCCCATTGGCAAGCTCGTCGTGAATCCAGGCCATGGCCTCAACCCGGAGTTCGCCAAGGTCCATCGCCAGATCATGGGTTTCCACCACGACTGA
- a CDS encoding DUF1998 domain-containing protein → MSYTVHRGANVFTSHNFTMVTPARPDQLQELNAIGGAAHCLDWVIDGMPGTRPQAAPRSTGTLYEQMIAMGLSEAAAQAAVQAAESAGQQFSQGSSTDSLPADKLDAAREEALDVAISVYNGRTTVSDLVSHAGSDATRHRFEHSYRGAFSTAGLETVDLVDRFPVLRGVFGYSRDASSGQSRLVMFRGRRGAYRVYADRTETEALFIRLDPVRVASWLHGRGLLPTCPSTAQDARLAILGAAEIPQRGDEVLQPTTGSAVLTLLHSVSHRLIRAAAVYAGIDRDALSEYLVPRHLGAFVYAGSRGDFVLGGLQAVFEHDLDELLDAMVFGESRCPLDPGCRRASGACPACLHLGEPSCSYYNLFLDRGALFGADGYFGRLV, encoded by the coding sequence ATGAGCTACACGGTTCACCGGGGCGCCAATGTCTTCACTAGTCACAACTTCACGATGGTCACGCCGGCCAGACCCGACCAACTGCAGGAGCTGAACGCGATCGGCGGGGCCGCGCACTGCCTGGACTGGGTGATCGATGGCATGCCCGGAACCAGGCCGCAGGCCGCACCGCGCAGCACCGGGACGCTCTACGAGCAGATGATTGCAATGGGACTGAGCGAGGCTGCGGCGCAGGCTGCCGTTCAAGCTGCCGAGTCCGCAGGACAACAGTTCAGTCAAGGTAGCTCGACCGATTCCCTTCCCGCAGACAAGCTTGACGCCGCCCGCGAAGAGGCTCTGGACGTCGCGATCAGCGTCTACAACGGCCGCACGACGGTGTCGGACCTTGTCAGCCATGCGGGTAGTGACGCAACACGGCATCGGTTCGAGCACTCCTACCGAGGGGCGTTCTCCACTGCCGGTCTCGAGACCGTGGACCTGGTCGACCGATTCCCGGTACTCCGTGGAGTGTTTGGTTACAGCCGCGACGCGTCATCCGGGCAGTCGCGCCTCGTGATGTTCCGGGGGCGGCGCGGCGCGTACCGGGTCTACGCAGACAGGACCGAGACCGAGGCGCTGTTCATCAGACTCGACCCTGTTCGCGTGGCTAGCTGGCTTCATGGCCGAGGTCTGCTTCCAACGTGTCCGAGTACCGCCCAGGACGCGCGGCTGGCAATCCTCGGCGCTGCAGAGATCCCGCAGCGGGGGGACGAAGTGCTGCAACCCACGACCGGCAGCGCCGTGCTGACTCTTCTGCACTCAGTCTCACACCGTCTAATCCGCGCTGCTGCCGTGTATGCGGGGATCGACCGCGACGCTCTCTCCGAGTACCTCGTCCCTCGTCACCTCGGCGCCTTCGTGTACGCCGGCTCACGTGGAGACTTTGTGCTGGGCGGCCTTCAAGCTGTGTTCGAACACGACCTAGACGAGCTCCTAGACGCAATGGTTTTCGGTGAGTCCCGCTGCCCGCTTGACCCCGGTTGCCGTCGAGCCTCCGGTGCTTGCCCAGCGTGTCTGCATCTCGGCGAGCCATCCTGTAGCTACTACAATCTCTTCCTCGACCGTGGCGCCCTCTTCGGTGCGGACGGGTACTTCGGCAGGCTTGTCTGA